GAGGACCCGTTTCCTTAAAAAGATCAAAACCATATTATTCATCCCCCCTTGTTCGGTAAACACTTTGGTCGTTTATTGTCTTTTGACACGCATTCTATTCCTCAAGCACACATACGCACGTACATGTGAAAACTACCAAGTAATGATTAGTATGTATGGATGCCAGCTATCCATCTAGTTATGAATATCAGTGACTATCAGTGATGGTGCAGGACACTACAGTATAATTATAGACTCGTAGATCTGGATTCTTCTTTCACGTCCGAGTCGCGACCTGATAACGCTGTCCCCCCATAATAATATTGAACAACAGTCAAGTCGGTTGTTCCTTTTGATACCGCGGCACCAGCGTTTTAAGCTGTCAGGCCAGATCCGAACCGCCGCGCCCCCGGAAAGAGACTCCAGGGGACCCTCTGGTCAAACCCACCAGCCATAACAGAAGAAGCGGTCCACTTCATCCTAACTGTTTCTAGGTAGTTGATGCCCAGAAGGCGTCTGTGTGTGGGAGCGTGCCAAATCCAGAGAGGCGTGTGCTAGGACAGGGGCGTGCGGTcccaagaaaaaaaagcgTCCCACCTCTAGGAGAACGCCGGGAGGCTCAGAGGGTCTAGAAGAGAGGCGCTGCTTGTGGTTGAGCAAGAGTCTCTTGTAAAAGAGAAGCACGGGAACAGgaacaaaaataaaaagagggACAGGAGGCCTGCTGAGGCAATATTGTAGTCATCGAAACGACACAGTGGTTATTTCTTGTATAGCAGAGTTCCATTTGCAGCTTACATTCATTCATATCGAAAATAGCAACGACTGAGTAAGTTGAGTTATTCATCAGACTACCAGCGATCTAGCAACGATCCAGTAACGGCTAAAAGCAATCCAATCTCTAAAGAAAAACATTAGCCAAGACAGGTAACACTCATTGATCTGTCCCAGTAACCAACAAAGAGGATTGCTCTTGAAAAATCGTTGTCAAATCATTATTGTCGAGTAAAAACACGTTGGCAGATTCGATATCAACCGAACCGAAAAGGCCACAAGATTCGGATACAGAATTGATATCAGCAAGCCTTTGCTAGTCCCAGACTCGTATTGGGGTACCCTTGAACCCTTGGAACAACAAGACCATATTTGAATTTTGGGTTGACGTTTGTTGAGGAGAAAGTGCCTGAAAGAGGTATGTACCCGAGTTTCCTattgttcttctccttttcccTCTTCCTCTATTGCAAGAATAGGTAGTACCTGAACCCTTTCATCTGTTCGTTCATCAGTCAGTCATTCTTCTATCCAATTTGATGGAGGAGCCAAGAAGACGTCGACGGGACCATGACAATCATCGGGGTGGCTTTCGCCACTGACACAAGTCAGCTGTCCCCACCAAAGGCCCCAAATACTGCTTTTTGCCCGCCAGGCAAAGGCCTGGATACGCAACTGGCACCTGCCCTTCACTCCACTGTTGAGTCCATGTGGTTTTCCCCCCTTGGCTCTTGGTGTTAGTGTTGGGTAAAGATGGCCGTTGGGAGGGAGCTGGAGGGGCAATGGTAATGGATGTTGACCGAGTAGCAGAGGCAATTGAAGTATACTTGCACTTCTATACCAAGGTCCCTTCCTAGGTTAGCATCTATATTGAGCTGATATCAGATGGTGTCGCTGGTGCGGGCGGGTTCAGTTAGTACATACTTATTGTACCTGCCCAGCAGTGCAGTCAGCGTTTTAAGGTGCTATTAGTCGCATGTTCCTTCACACCCTGTCCGGTAGGAAACTGGGGACAGGACTCGACCATGACCTCTTGTCATGGGCTGGCTTGGATTGGCGCTGCGAGCAATGCGGTGCCCCAAAGGCCCACCTGCTCTGCTGCAGCTGGCACCTGGCACCTAGCCGGCACCCTGCACCCGGCAGGTCGCACCTCCCCTGCACATGCATCTGCGTCTGCGCTGCACTCTGTCTGCACTCTGCACCAGCAACAGCACATTAGTTTTAGAGAGACCTTTAGACCCAAGACCTTGCAAGCACCTTGCAGTCGCAGTGGTACCGCACTTGCACTTGAGTCGGCTCAAAGCAGGACTTAGACCGCACTCGTCTTCGAAACTCGAGCGAGCGAGCGAGTCGTCGAGTCTTTTAActctccaacatcaacatcttctGCCTTTCCCTCCATTCCCCCGCCACTCACTCGTTTTTTGGCCCCTCTGTCCCGTCAATTGCCACGGGCAGGGCCATGCTTCGTCCGCGGTGAAAGACCTTAACTCTCTTCTATCCCAAACCGTCCTTTACTCGGACTCGATAGTGCACATATGGGCTGCCGCTCTTTGTCCTGACGAACCATCGACATCGACGCTCACAAATAATTCTAGTCCGCCATCATGGCTTCCGCCGACGACATCGCGACCACTCTCCTTCGCGGTGCTGCCCGCGATGACCTACCTCTAGCCGACTATATCCTGCGCAAAACACAATACCTATACGCCCTCATCCTACTTACAGCTTTCATATCCGGTGCTGCTTGGTACAGCGTTGTCAACTCcaaaaaagaagaggatcAAGTACATTCCACGATCAAAGGCCCTGGAGGCAAGCCGTTACCCATCACCAAGACGAAGAGCACTCGCGCCGATGGTGATCGTAAGATTGGTCCCGGCTTCGGTCGTACCGCCAAGAATGTTTTCCGCTACCTCGCCTTTGTTGTCTTCTCGACCTATGTAGCCAGTGCTGGATTTATGTTTTATCATGCTTTCTGGTTTGAGGACCCTTACAACTGGTCCCAGGAGGGGCTTCCATGGGCTGGCGAATGGAGTGTTGTAAGTGAATCACCAGCTTCTCGAACCATTGCGGGAGTCTACTATCATGGACTGAACTGACCACTTTTTTCTTAGGTCCACGTTACCGGCGCTCTATTCTTCTACCTCTACATCCTCATCTCCCTCTTCGACTGGCGCAAAGGTCCCAACATTGTTCATTTCGTTGTTTGGATCTTGGGCTTCACTGGCGAGGTTGTTATATTCTCAACAACCGCAGTTGCTGCCGCTGATTGCCACTTTTTCCGATCTGTTAAAAATAGCGGCTCAGAAAAGGATGGAAACTGTGTCGATTATTGGACCAAAGTTGACCTCGTATTCTACTTCGTTAGAATCCTCCACCTACTCGCCTTGATTGGAGTTTTCAGCTTGGCGTGGATTCGTAAAGCTCGAGGCCTCGACGATAGGAAAATCGAAGAGGCTCACCCGGCTGAATCGACACCGCTCCTTAACGGGCATCGCCGGTCGTATGACACTAATGGCCAACTGGCTAACGGCCACACTCCCAACGGTCGGGAGACCAATGGACGCCGTGGACGCGGCAGAACCATTTCGAATGCACACAAGACGCCCAGTTTCCCTAAGAAGGAAGAACCTGCCGCCTTTTATCGACCCGAGAAGCTGCCACACAAGACATGGTGGGAGTATTTTAAGGGGTACTCTCTCTTTTTCCCTTACCTCTGGCCCAAGGACTCTGTCAAGCTTCAAATTAATGTCCTCATTTGCTTCATCTTGGTCATGTTGCAGCGCTTGGTCAACGTCGCTGTTCCGATGGCCGTCAAGAAGGTTGTGAATGATCTCGAAGAGGTGATAAAGCTAGTTCAGTCTGGAGAACGCCTCTCGATGGATAACTTTCCATTAAAGGATTTTCTGATCCTTGGGCTCCTGTGGATTCTGCAAGGTCAATCGGGACTTTTGGGCTCTCTCAGATCTATCCTGTGGATTCCAGTCTCACAATATTCTTACCGCGGACTAACAACAGCGGCTTTTAACCACGTCCACTCACTCAGTCTCGATTTCCATCTTTCCAAGCGCACTGGGGAAGTTCTGTCGGCACTCAACAAAGGCTCATCGATCAACCAATTCCTTGAACAGGTAACCTTTCAGGTTTTCCCTATGCTTTTCGATCTTTTTCTCGCCATCTCGGTTTTCTACTACCAATATGGACCGCTGTATGCTGAGATCAACCTTGTTGATACTTGTTGGTATCTTTACATGACCATCAAGATGGCATCGACTCGAGCGGATCAGCGCCGAGAGATGACAAATGCCGACCGCGAGGAAGAAGCTGTCAAAAACGACTCCATCTCTAGTTACGAAACCGTCAAATATTTCAATGCGGAGGAGTTTGAGTCACGTCGCTACCAAAGCAAGGTTGCTGTTTTCCAAGGCGCTGAAGCCAAGGTTCAGATGggcatgatgatgatgaatatCTGCCAGACTGTGGTTTTCAACCTCGGTAGAATCATCGCGGCATTGGTGTGCGGTTGGCAGGTCGGTATGGGTCTTCGTACCACTGGTGACTGGTTCATGGTTGTCTCTTACTTGACACAGCTCCAGGGACCCCTTAACTTCTTTGGTACTTTCTACAGGACGGTCCAGCAAGCCATGATCTCCGGTGAGAGATTACTCGAGCTTTTCAAAATCCAACCAACAGTGGTAGACACTCCTCATGCTGTTCCGCTAAGCAAGGATTTCCAAGGTCATGTGCGCTGGAACAATGTTAGCTTCTCGTATGACCGACGCAAGCCCGCGCTACGCAACATCTCTTTTGAATGTCTGCCTGGCACCACAACAGCTTTTGTCGGCGAGTCGGGCGGTGGCAAGTCGACATTGTTTCGCCACATGTTCCGCTACTACGATTGCGATGAGGGATCCATCGAACTGGACGGCCGCAATGTCAAAGATTTAACCATCAATTCGGTTAGAGAAGCGATTGGTGTCGTTCCTCAGGATACGACCCTCTTTAACGAGACACTGATGTATAATCTCAAGTATGCAAGGCCTTCTGCCACGGACGAAGAAGTCTTTGCCGCTTGCCAGGCAGCTAGCATCCATGACCGCATTCTCTCCTTCCCAGATCAATATAACACACAAGTTGGAGAACGTGGTCTCCGTCTGAGTGGTGGCGAAAAACAGCGGGTTGCGATCGCACGAACAATTCTCAAGGACCCTCGTATCATCATGTTGGACGAGGCCACATCCGCGCTGGACTCTCATACTGAACAAGAGATTCAAGACAACGTGTGGAGTATTGGACAGGGCCGTACTTTACTCATCATTGCGTATGTGGATCATCTGCTGCTACTACATGCTATTGTTCTTACTAACTTGACTCATAGACACCGACTATCAACGATTACACACGCCGATCAGATCGTCGTTTTGAACTCCGGAACCATCGTCGAGAAGGGCACCCACGAGGAACTTCTGGCGGCCAAGGGACGATATGCCTCAATGTGGGAGAAGCAAATCAGAGCTGAACGTGCTTTGGATGTTGCTCGTGAGGCGCAAATGAAAGCCGCAAAAGCCGTCCGCAAGGCGAAGATGGCCCCCAAAAGGAACTCTGACGCTGCTATTGATAGCTTTGGATCACCCGGAAGCCTGTCTGGGACCGGCTCTCAAGGTCATGGGGATGACACACACACttcttcgtcctcatcctcggACACGGAATCAAGTCACAGCGAAGAGCACTCAAGAGAGCGCGAGCGCAAGTAAGCTGCTGATCTTCTCCCGGCGCATGGGGTTTCACCACGCCTGCACACAGATTTCCTGCAACCCTCGACGGCAGGAAGTTTGGAGGCTGAAATCACCCAACCAACTTAATTTTACATCACAACCTTACCATGCTATCTACCATTTCGGTTCATGAACGGGCACGATCATCGCCTGTAATGTTCTACCAAAATGCTCGGCATTAAAGACTGCATCAGATCGGCGTTGAGGAGTTTTTTGTTTCTAGTTTTAACGAAACGGATTAAGGAAATCCGACTAATAATCTCGAAGATGGCCTATTTATGAGGCGTACGAATTGGTATTTTCAACCTCGCCAATAAGGCAACATTGAAGGGGTAATGCCATTAAACATCCCACCGTTGTTACTACACATGGCATAGTGATTGCCACGATAGGGACATGGACAGGCGTTTACGGTTATCACGATTTGCTTTTGGAATGCGACATGGAATATGGGTTTAGCTTAACATCAAGGGTACATGGATGGATCGGCATTTCTCTTATATGCGACGACCGGTTCGACGCGCTCGACACGGTATACGAAGTTGCACACATGCTCGACCAGACGGCGCACGACGGCGGTCGAGGTGGGGTATTGCCAGTCTTTATAAAGGAGACTTTTAGGTCTCTTAGACTCAGAGACCGCTCATGCGGGAGGAAATGTTCACGATCTAGGTATGAGGAAAGCCTGGGTGGCACTGGTAGCTGCTTTTTTTTATTGAAGGGAAGGGAAAATCAAGGAACTCTTGCTGTTTTTCTGTTGATGGTAAAAACCACAAACGTTAGTAGGATGCAGGAATGCTATTTCATAGAAGACCAACACGCCAAGTCATTTATGTCCATTTCGGACAGGATAAGTATGTATTGCAAGTTATTGTGCCTGATTCAAGCAAGAATATGGGAGCATGGGCTACCACAGCATAGCGTAACATAGCATACATAGCATAGCaggcaagcaagcaagcaaatTAGCTTTGTGTTTTTCTTGGTCTATATGATTTGCTTCACTGTATCCACGTGTCGTTCTGTTGAGCAGATAGATGTGTAACGTATTACTTGATCTGTGTGATAATCTAGATAACACTTGTTTTACTTGAGACGCCGAGTGTGCTTgcttgtccttgttcttgtctcGTGCCGCCCGGTTGAGCCAGTTCCGTATTGAGGCTGTGCTCGGGGTTCAAACGGTAGATGATTGGGTCCACTATGTCCGGACCCGCCACCCCGGACACCGGGATCCACGGAGGGGCAGCGAGAACCAGCATCACGAGCGGCTCACCGTAATCCCGTCGAGTTTGACCCCTGAAAGGCCCAGTGAGTTAATCATCACTTGACGCCATTATAGGAACGAACCGCCGGTCAAGGGTCCGGAGGCAAGGTTACTGTAAACTGTTTTGAATCGGTGTATGTCTGCGGCGTGGGACTATCTCCCGGCGATTATCCTCCGCCAATCTCATAGCCGCTTTTGCCCACAGCAGCAGTACATCGCATACGCATTGTGCTGGGCCACTTGAATGGAGCTCCAAGTTTGCCACATCGGTTGAGGGAGAGGCACCCTGTAGCCTTGATAGGAAAGCTAGTTGTCTTGATGTAGCATACTCGAAAGCGTTGTCTCGCCTGGAGTTGCAACATGTGAGGGGATGGACTTTGAACTGCATTCATTCAACACAGCGAAGAGGGGTGTATACTGCATACGTTTCAACTGTGTGTACCCACGCAAAGATATTAAACAGTGAATGGACTGATTGATCTGTCTATAGGTTGAATAGGCGATAAATAGACACATCACTCATGTTGACCTGCAATATACGAGTCGCTACTCGTTGTACGGGAGATGCTAAAGTTCGCTAGTAGCGGCTTACGCGTTGCGCGTGTCCCCTCGAACAATTAATGCGCTGTCGATGGGGTTTCAGAGAAAAGTATCCATTGGGGCGAACGATGGGCAGTCTCCACACGTTAGACATGTGTGATATTTGGACCTCGAAGCAACACGAGAGGCGAGTTAATAATTGGGCCTCCATGTTATAAAAAGTGCCAAGTTGACGCGTGTTAACGCTCTTAGCTACAAGACACAAGCCACTCACTGACACAGATCGGATTGGCTCAACGTTACAGGCAGGAGTGTGAATAGCATCTGTGTGGAGTTAGGGTAGCGAGCGTCAAGGTGGTAGTATTATTAAGTGTGTTCGTATAGATATTGATAAGTGATTGTACAAGAATATATGCATGTGTAAATACATGGCCCGAGAGAGATGGTGTACTGCTGCTGTATGCGGGTCGTTTGAGGCCAGAAGGAGTGTCGCACATATAAGTGAGACTCGATATCAGCGGTGTCTGGACGTTTGTCCAAGATTTTTCTCACTTCTTGGCCTCAGAACGACATCCATGGCTCCTTGCATCGACAAGGCGAGTCAACGCATGTGTGTCGTCCAACTCGGCAACCTACCGCGACAGAACAATTGATTAGTCCGGATAACACGGATTCTCTCGGGACGCCGGCATGTTCGATACAAAAGCGACTGTGAGACCAACCACTCCCATTTGAACTCCGTTACCATCCGATCTAAATCGTCCCCTTCCGTACTCTCAAAAGGGAGAGGTGCAAGCAATTATACGCCTCGGTTTTCATGGCCCCCTTTCGCTGTGGTCATAAATATTATGCTGATCCATTAATTCGTCTCAACCTCATCTTTGCTTTCCGATCCCTTTTCCGACAATGAAGAATGCTGAGATTCTCTCTTCCAGCTTTCTGCCTCCAGCCGTCGCTGATGCCGTTTTGAGATGCAAAGTCGTCTAGTTTTTCATGTCTGTCGAGGCCTTGCCGTTGACATGACCATTGACATGGCCATTTGTGCCGCCGTTGACCTTGGAAGGGCCGGCgacctcgtcttcttcaatctcgccatcatcctcatcctcagatCTATCATCTTGAAGATCGTTCTGGCTGACAAATCGCCAGGCAATTCGGGCAATACAGAAGAGCCAGAAGAGGTTCAGAGCCTGGAGGGAGCACAAAAGAGAGGCGGTAATGACCTGGGCGATACGGCACTTGTACTGCTGGGTTTCCCAGTTCAGCTCGAAAGGTCCGACCGTCTCAAATTCAGTGAAGAGTGACCAGATGATCTTGAGGTTGAGATAGTGGCGCAGGTAGATCCAAGCCATCATGAAAACTCCAAAGTAAGGGCCTACAAGGGGAGAGTCGATGTAGTTGAGTGTCTTGGATgtagccaagaagaagtcactGATATCATGGGTGGTGTAGACGGCCAGGCCGATGTAAGTGAAGTGGAAGCGATAGCTAAGGGCAATGAGTCCAAGAGTAACGATGTGATGACCAACGAGTTCCTTGAAGTCCTTGCGAGGCTTCTCCATTcccagaagaagaacaataGCTTGCTGAGACCAGTAGGCGGCTTGGAAAAGGTAGTAGAACTTGACAGGTGCCAGGTTAGTCAGGTGAGGGAAGCCCTCGTACATGCCGTAGGTGTTAAAGTACCACACGGGAGTGTGGCTCATAACCCAGAGACCAACGGGTCCAAGAACGCCGAAGTAAATAGCAGTGTAGACCTGTTCCATGAAACGAGCCTTCTTGCCACGGGTCAGACCATAGTAACGGGCCAATGGTGCAAGGAGCTCCTGCATGATGAACTCGCGAGTGAAGGACAAAACAATTGTGTAGAAAGTAACAAAGGCGAGATCCCAGCGACCCTTTCCGTACTGGGCTGGCGCAGTCAAGTCATCTTGTGGCAGC
This Fusarium poae strain DAOMC 252244 chromosome 3, whole genome shotgun sequence DNA region includes the following protein-coding sequences:
- a CDS encoding hypothetical protein (TransMembrane:8 (o32-52i103-124o144-163i175-196o224-246i356-379o409-432i485-505o)~BUSCO:4426at5125), with the protein product MASADDIATTLLRGAARDDLPLADYILRKTQYLYALILLTAFISGAAWYSVVNSKKEEDQVHSTIKGPGGKPLPITKTKSTRADGDRKIGPGFGRTAKNVFRYLAFVVFSTYVASAGFMFYHAFWFEDPYNWSQEGLPWAGEWSVVHVTGALFFYLYILISLFDWRKGPNIVHFVVWILGFTGEVVIFSTTAVAAADCHFFRSVKNSGSEKDGNCVDYWTKVDLVFYFVRILHLLALIGVFSLAWIRKARGLDDRKIEEAHPAESTPLLNGHRRSYDTNGQLANGHTPNGRETNGRRGRGRTISNAHKTPSFPKKEEPAAFYRPEKLPHKTWWEYFKGYSLFFPYLWPKDSVKLQINVLICFILVMLQRLVNVAVPMAVKKVVNDLEEVIKLVQSGERLSMDNFPLKDFLILGLLWILQGQSGLLGSLRSILWIPVSQYSYRGLTTAAFNHVHSLSLDFHLSKRTGEVLSALNKGSSINQFLEQVTFQVFPMLFDLFLAISVFYYQYGPLYAEINLVDTCWYLYMTIKMASTRADQRREMTNADREEEAVKNDSISSYETVKYFNAEEFESRRYQSKVAVFQGAEAKVQMGMMMMNICQTVVFNLGRIIAALVCGWQVGMGLRTTGDWFMVVSYLTQLQGPLNFFGTFYRTVQQAMISGERLLELFKIQPTVVDTPHAVPLSKDFQGHVRWNNVSFSYDRRKPALRNISFECLPGTTTAFVGESGGGKSTLFRHMFRYYDCDEGSIELDGRNVKDLTINSVREAIGVVPQDTTLFNETLMYNLKYARPSATDEEVFAACQAASIHDRILSFPDQYNTQVGERGLRLSGGEKQRVAIARTILKDPRIIMLDEATSALDSHTEQEIQDNVWSIGQGRTLLIIAHRLSTITHADQIVVLNSGTIVEKGTHEELLAAKGRYASMWEKQIRAERALDVAREAQMKAAKAVRKAKMAPKRNSDAAIDSFGSPGSLSGTGSQGHGDDTHTSSSSSSDTESSHSEEHSRERERK
- a CDS encoding hypothetical protein (TransMembrane:7 (i103-120o155-177i198-223o243-262i274-299o319-338i376-401o)), whose product is MSGSEPFPLLNTANDQLHQRHQATSSTSVSNTTATQDAINNARKRRKSSALGGEIRGDTGAPALASSRASLDAASDGRKRLSKRRRARGLIARAKQTMIKHTWVLPAVLLSICLIGYAVNPTESNPIHHFIFLSYKLPQDDLTAPAQYGKGRWDLAFVTFYTIVLSFTREFIMQELLAPLARYYGLTRGKKARFMEQVYTAIYFGVLGPVGLWVMSHTPVWYFNTYGMYEGFPHLTNLAPVKFYYLFQAAYWSQQAIVLLLGMEKPRKDFKELVGHHIVTLGLIALSYRFHFTYIGLAVYTTHDISDFFLATSKTLNYIDSPLVGPYFGVFMMAWIYLRHYLNLKIIWSLFTEFETVGPFELNWETQQYKCRIAQVITASLLCSLQALNLFWLFCIARIAWRFVSQNDLQDDRSEDEDDGEIEEDEVAGPSKVNGGTNGHVNGHVNGKASTDMKN